The Sulfurospirillum deleyianum DSM 6946 nucleotide sequence CAAAACAACCAATCCAAAGAACTTCCTAAGGCTCTAACCACTAATGTTATGAGTTTTTTAGATAAACAACAAACACCCAAAAATGAATCCACACCCACTCCATCCATTTTAAGCGAATTAATCTCAAAAGAGACACCTTCTTTGGAAGAAAAACGTGTGATTCAAACAACAACGCTCATAGTAAATGAAAAGCAACCGACACCTTCTCTGGAAACAACGCCTCAAAAAGCTTTGCATCACAATGAAACGAAAAAAACAGCCATACCTTCCATCGTCGAAACAAACAAAGATGATGAATCTTTTACCTTAGTCTCAAATCGTAGTGAAATTGAAACTAAACCTAAAAATAATGAAAACAGCAAACCCCTTGAAAATCTTTTAAAATCCGTTCATACTGAAGATACAAATACCCTGAGCAATGAAGAAGAGATCCTCAAAAGCCAAAAACAAGTCACTTCCTATGAGGAAAATGGCACAACAACTTTAGAGGAAACACAAACGCTTATTCACGATAAAAGTGATATCAAAACAAATTTTAAACAAGAACTAAACACAAAAAGTGCGACCCTCAAAGAGAGTCTCAATCAATTTGCAACTGATTTACAGGAAAAAATTGAAGCCTATAAACCACCCATTATGAAGGTCGAATTGGCTCTAAGTCCTAAAAATTTAGGCGAAGTCGATGTAACACTGCTTACACGTGGAAATAATTTACATGTAAATATTTCATCCAATGCAACCACCATGTCACTCTTTACACAAAATCAAGCCGAAGTCAAAAATGCCTTAATCAATATGGGATTTACCAATTTAGAGATGAATTTTAGCGACCAAAGACAAAGTGAACACTCACATCAACACCAAAAACAAGATAACAGTAGTGGTGACTTTCAGAGTTATACCACCGAAAATAGTGAAGAGGAAACAACCCTTTTAGAGATTGTCATTCCTCAATACGTTTAACATTAACAAAACACATACAAAGGATTTATCATGGCAACAGGTTGGGAAAATTTAATTACAAGCTCTTCCACAAATACAACGACAAGTTCAACAACAAGTTCAACCAAATCATCACTCAGCAATGATGATTTTTTACAACTTCTCCTTACAGAATTAGAACATCAAGACCCGACTGACCCAATGGACAGCGACAAAATCTTGACACAAACCGCACAGCTCTCTTCATTGGAAGCTTCTCAAAATACCACCGCAGCTCTTGAAGAGCTCTCAGATCAACTTTCAGCTAACACCAACTTTAGTGCGATTGGCGTTATTGGTCAAATGGCAAGTTTGGGAAGTTCTGCCATTACCCTTGAAAACAAAACATCTAATTTTGAAATCTATTTCCCTTCTGAAATTAAAGATGGAACCCTGACTATTACAGATACCAATGGCAAAACCGTTAAAACCATTGATATTGGTGATTCTGTGGCAGGAAAAAGTGGTGTTATCGCTTTTAATTGGGATGGTGTTGATAATGACGGAACACAACTTGCTGATGGAACATACAGTGCCACCGTCTCTTACACCGATGCGAGCGGTGCTTTAAAAACAACCCAAGCAGGAACTTATCCTGTTGAATCTGTCAGGTATGTTGATGGTGCAGCCTATGTCAAATTGGGTTCTTATTACTATGCGATTGATGAAGTTCTTGAATTTTATGATCAGTCTCTAGCATAAAAGAGAAAGGATAAACCATGAATAGCTCCTTATACAATGGCGTATCAGGTATTAAAACAAGCCAATTTTATATAGATGTCATTGGCAATAATATTTCCAATGTCAATACCAATGGTTTTAAAGGAAGCACTCCTGAAGTCTCTTCTCTTTTTTCCTCTATTTTAGTAGGAACGTATAACAGCTATTCTAATGGTGTTGGAATGGGGGCGCAAAGCTTTAATACAGCACTGGACATGTCACAAGGTATTTTAGAAAATACGGACAATACTTTTGATTTGGCACTTGGAAGTGAAGGTTGGTTTGGGGTACAAGGCGCTGATGGCAACACCTATTATACCCGTGCAGGAAGTTTTTCTTTAGATGCAGAGGGAAATTTAGTGGATGGTGATGGAAATTACCTTTTAGCAACCTTAGGCAATAACATTGCAACGACGACATTAGATGCTGATACCTTAGCGAAATTTGGTCAATACTATAACAATGGCACAGCTAGTTCAGTGACACCTTATGCCATCACCGAACTCAATGATGTTGGATTAGGAACCATTGGAAGTCAAGGTATTGTTAATTTACCAAAGACACTTTATTACCCACCTGTTGCCTCATCAGAAGCTTCTTACAGCGCCAATTTGGATCCAACGA carries:
- a CDS encoding flagellar hook-length control protein FliK, translated to MQDILAFVQTQSNPLSFSTAMNNSVVSSTNELSGDTFANSFFSLILGQLTREESVDLPEQSDTLLSLTSTQISPLSEEAKSIDEHLLEDLLNVIQSLQEETTQTTFPTLNASPTLEKLLASEATRQEFAAVKNVSDLVSLSEKYGLGLEKISITQESLESLQTKFPTLKESGFFEDLQTALTNVQNNQSKELPKALTTNVMSFLDKQQTPKNESTPTPSILSELISKETPSLEEKRVIQTTTLIVNEKQPTPSLETTPQKALHHNETKKTAIPSIVETNKDDESFTLVSNRSEIETKPKNNENSKPLENLLKSVHTEDTNTLSNEEEILKSQKQVTSYEENGTTTLEETQTLIHDKSDIKTNFKQELNTKSATLKESLNQFATDLQEKIEAYKPPIMKVELALSPKNLGEVDVTLLTRGNNLHVNISSNATTMSLFTQNQAEVKNALINMGFTNLEMNFSDQRQSEHSHQHQKQDNSSGDFQSYTTENSEEETTLLEIVIPQYV
- a CDS encoding flagellar hook capping FlgD N-terminal domain-containing protein — its product is MATGWENLITSSSTNTTTSSTTSSTKSSLSNDDFLQLLLTELEHQDPTDPMDSDKILTQTAQLSSLEASQNTTAALEELSDQLSANTNFSAIGVIGQMASLGSSAITLENKTSNFEIYFPSEIKDGTLTITDTNGKTVKTIDIGDSVAGKSGVIAFNWDGVDNDGTQLADGTYSATVSYTDASGALKTTQAGTYPVESVRYVDGAAYVKLGSYYYAIDEVLEFYDQSLA